The following proteins are co-located in the Calliphora vicina chromosome 2, idCalVici1.1, whole genome shotgun sequence genome:
- the LOC135951053 gene encoding mucin-2: protein MWPQALQMTRDECRGILRRLELESYSQVISVFRAQGGLSDAKAKLLEELRGIFHISNERHRAEARRVANDEQLATIAEAISGPNTWQEWSREGRRPYPMLPRVAPQTALALLANNVAEETAQENSKLLYPAETADAIKEEQQQIENQKSLEAAVERSNYVVTNDPFKIPEIPQNPKKNLKRNNEHQNSGAGKKRSMAESPAQQGHTQTARKNYPHITANSPQANSASSSTNLSGERKQKQNAADQHLEKQRFFHRQHQLTKQKMAKKAAAAAAAANNAAMGGGGTPIKRQATPAKSGRRANQKLQQEQQKQLAMKQLHMDMQQQQQVPMQIDLTVAGGGGTTTTAAGASAAAAAAAATQALLTQQQIDMQFVTYATHHQPPQQIFMEKDIEMAHSQLTALSGSGAPATATIAIPVSSSNQHPPPSLITPLSSPQIAASKRDISKNLNKLQMQQNQQQLSSNVSNISSSLPSPAAIPSHDLHTSLGNILASSSSDKNKSGEKTLISTTPVQKYIVEERQPGVAINLPTGGNTGTLVNIQNPHGTATTPTHIIQVSSAGQQPQIMSFPQISAAATKLRAVNTTLIAPGTKITSTPTKKLTTGSSGGSTINAGALHELANIASTQSQVLHIVEAGGNNNPTNVSHATPLHTPPAVIQIHNATGGTTATSPDISTASAQSKVLTTKLLPLVLTSGTGSQSNTNSTLLNNSTLVMASSPTSSVGITSTTSTAGGTTIIKNLPSSMVLNTSTANLTPVTVTSTNNPIISTLGAGATVFRKPPNIIKTSVSATTPTKSTLSSSAPHIISNVKLTPVSVSSSSAGTHLTTSSTFKNVLPSTSGMVRTSVKICQSPNGKVFIQPASLVDGTKMKLNTSAMPHKIISSTSTANSSATTSSGQRIAIQKVQIIPASMGSPAAGSALQSAGNHINTKTGKSNMIFMPTSSSNVRPVTLSKMGNNILLKSSANQQMTPTSPTTTIAAAAIGDNSMAKSNIVVLGPSPTTPAKEIPQNIKLENTQLINEDTPLDILNMPIVMEPGVGVSSPSSAAETVTVLQSNIIDASNVSSSSALAAPIILDQTHLHQPSKTVVLNVDWEMKLDIEQQNQYNNKNLKQNKRTLSTSSAATTTTSASGNKQQTSPSPGSHVIKHKRLNNDYIAMELNAKESSNATTSTPTHPANNMIVIDDSFDDVIVEDHEDDASSITSLDKHHQQQQQQQQSDNDIPKILDMQIYQQHDGHDNRIAQITTTTQNNDDVDIDVNDDDDDDDDGDDHKRHSRQFVSTQESTRTEINQSQQLHRAEHQQQLQQHAECDIDAGFDETIVTEIDENTAIEYIEEDGAISNVSTTTTATTTTSTTLSRKNNMQQKTSTSISTGTATTTIISKQEDTKSSKTISNNHLASSKSGEQISATTTSSSENLPLEPTATTNATQETTANNSATQQVEP from the exons AAATTGTTAGAGGAATTGCGTGGTATATTTCATATATCAAATGAACGACATCGTGCGGAAGCCAGACGTGTGGCCAATGATGAACAATTGGCTACCATAGCCGAAGC TATTTCTGGCCCTAATACATGGCAAGAATGGTCTCGTGAAGGCAGACGTCCTTATCCCATGTTGCCACGTGTGGCTCCACAGACAGCACTGGCCCTATTAGCCAACAATGTGGCCGAAGAAACAGCTCAAGAAAACTCGAAGCTACTATACCCTGCAGAAACTGCAGATGCTATTAAAGAAGAGCAACAACaaatagaaaatcaaaaatctttgGAAGCTGCTGTAGAACGCAGTAATTATGTAGTTACAAATGATCCG TTTAAAATTCCTGAAATaccacaaaatccaaaaaagaaCCTTAAACGCAATAATGAACATCAAAACAGTGGTGCGGGTAAAAAACGATCCATGGCCGAAAGTCCGGCACAACAGGGTCATACACAAACGGCGCGTAAAAACTATCCACACATTACAGCAAATTCACCACAAGCAAACAGTGCATCATCTTCGACGAATTTGAGCGGCGAACGCAAACAAAAGCAAAATGCTGCTGATCAACACTTAGAGAAACAACGATTTTTTCATCGTCAGCATCAACTTACTaaacaaaaaatggccaaaaaggCGGCCGCTGCTGCTGCGGCTGCAAATAATGCGGCAATGGGTGGAGGAGGTACACCCATTAAAAGACAGGCGACACCGGCTAAAAGCGGTCGAAGAGCTAATCAGAAACTACAACAGgagcaacaaaaacaattggCCATGAAGCAGTTACATATGGAtatgcaacagcagcaacaagtACCAATGCAAATAGATTTAACGGTTGCAGGTGGAGGAGGAACAACCACAACTGCGGCAGGTGCATCAGCAGCAGCTGCTGCTGCAGCTGCAACACAAGCATTACTGACACAACAACAAATCGATATGCAATTTGTTACATATGCCACGCACCATCAACCGccacaacaaatatttatggaAAAAGATATTGAAATGGCGCACTCGCAACTAACGGCATTGTCGGGATCGGGAGCACCGGCGACAGCTACAATAGCCATACCAGTATCGTCTTCAAATCAACACCCACCACCCTCGTTAATTACACCTTTATCTTCCCCACAAATAGCAGCTTCAAAACGTGATATTTCCAAGAATCTTAACAAATTACAAATGCAGCAGAACCAACAACAACTATCTTCGAATGTTTCAAATATATCTTCATCTCTTCCTTCGCCAGCGGCGATACCATCGCATGATTTGCATACAAGTTTGGGTAACATATTGGCATCATCCTctagtgataaaaataaatcaggTGAAAAAACCTTGATCTCTACAACACCAGTTCAGAAATATATTGTAGAGGAACGGCAGCCGGGAGTAGCTATTAATTTACCGACAGGCGGAAATACTGGCACATTAGTCAATATACAAAATCCCCATGGAACAGCGACAACACCAACACATATTATACAGGTATCAAGTGCTGGTCAGCAGCCGCAAATCATGAGTTTTCCACAAATTTCTGCTGCCGCCACAAAGCTGCGTGCTGTTAACACCACACTTATAGCACCAGGCACTAAAATCACGTCAACGCCAACGAAAAAGCTTACAACTGGCAGCAGCGGTGGTTCAACAATAAATGCAGGAGCTTTACATGAATTAGCTAATATAGCCAGTACGCAGAGCCAGGTTCTGCATATTGTTGAAGCCGGAGGTAACAATAACCCTACCAATGTTTCTCATGCTACTCCTTTACACACACCACCAGCtgttattcaaatacataatgCTACTGGAGGCACCACGGCTACGTCCCCTGATATTTCTACGGCCTCCGCTCAAAGTAAAGTGCTAACTACAAAACTTTTGCCATTGGTATTGACATCGGGCACAGGCAGTCAGAGTAATACAAACAGTACTCTGCTGAACAACTCTACTTTGGTGATGGCCTCTTCTCCCACCAGTTCCGTAGGCATAACTTCGACCACTTCGACAGCTGGAGGAACTACTATCATAAAGAATTTACCTTCTAGTATGGTACTGAATACCAGTACAGCGAATTTAACACCTGTCACTGTCACAAGCACAAATAATCCGATTATCTCCACGCTGGGCGCTGGGGCTACAGTCTTTCGTAAACctccaaatataataaaaacttcGGTGTCAGCTACCACACCCACTAAATCAACTTTATCCTCCTCCGCTCCACACATCATAAGCAATGTTAAGCTAACTCCGGTCAGCGTCAGCTCATCCAGTGCTGGTACACATCTCACCACCTCTAGTACCTTCAAAAATGTGCTACCCTCTACCTCGGGAATGGTGCGAACAAGTGTAAAAATATGCCAGTCACCTAATGGTAAAGTTTTTATACAGCCAGCCAGTCTAGTTGATGGCACAAAAATGAAACTAAACACTAGCGCGATGCCACACAAAATAATATCCAGTACTTCCACAGCGAACAGCTCTGCAACCACAAGTAGTGGACAACGTATAGCTATACAAAAGGTGCAGATAAtaccagcttcaatgggttcaCCAGCCGCTGGCAGCGCTCTACAATCAGCTGGTAATCATATCAATACAAAAACGGGTAAAAGTAATATGATTTTTATGCCCACCTCGTCTTCGAATGTACGACCAGTAACGCTCTCAAAAATGGGCAACAATATACTGCTGAAGTCCTCCGCAAATCAACAAATGACCCCCACCTCCCCCACTACAacaatagcagcagcagcaattgGTGACAATAGCATGGCTAAATCAAATATCGTAGTACTGGGTCCCTCACCCACTACACCGGCGAAAGAAATTCCCCAAAACATCAAACTCGAAAACACTCAACTAATTAACGAAGATACACCCTTGGATATTCTCAACATGCCCATAGTGATGGAGCCGGGCGTTGGTGTTTCATCGCCGTCTTCGGCAGCTGAAACCGTAACAGTATTACAGAGTAATATAATTGACGCTAGCAATGTTAGCTCATCTTCTGCTCTAGCTGCTCCCATCATTCTAGACCAAACACATCTACATCAGCCCTCCAAAACGGTGGTACTAAATGTCGACTGGGAAATGAAGTTGGATATCGAGCAACAGAATcaatacaacaataaaaatcttaaacaaaacaaaagaacttTATCGACATCTTCCGCGGCGACGACAACAACATCTGCTTccggcaacaaacaacaaacgTCTCCCAGTCCCGGCAGTCATGTAATCAAGCATAAACGTTTAAACAACGATTACATTGCAATGGAACTCAATGCAAAAGAATCATCGAATGCTACAACATCAACTCCAACACATCCTGCCAATAATATGATTGTAATCGATGATAGTTTTGATGATGTTATTGTCGAAGACCACGAAGATGATGCATCCTCGATTACATCATTGGATAAACAccaccagcagcagcagcaacagcagcaatcCGATAATGACATACCAAAAATATTGGATATGCAAATATATCAACAACATGATGGCCACGACAATAGAATTGCTCAAATAACTACAACCACACAAAATAATGACGATGTCGATATCGATGTTAACgacgacgacgatgatgatgacgatggtgATGATCACAAACGTCACTCTAGACAATTTGTATCAACTCAAGAATCAACAAGAACTGAAATTAATCAGTCCCAACAATTGCATCGTGCTGAGCATCAGCAACAATTACAGCAACATGCCGAGTGCGACATTGACGCTGGATTTGATGAAACAATTG TGACTGAAATTGATGAAAATACTGCTATAGAATACATCGAAGAAGATGGTGCCATTTCTAATGTCTCAACaacgacaacagcaacaaccacCACCTCTACAACATTGAGTAGGAAAAataatatgcaacaaaaaacaTCAACGAGTATTTCGACAGGAACAGCCACAACAACTATAATCTCTAAACAAGAAGATACAAAATCCAGTAAAACTATTAGCAATAATCATTTAGCTTCGTCCAAGTCTGGTGAACAAATATCGGCGACAACGACAAGCAGCAGTGAAAATTTACCACTTGAACCAACGGCAACAACTAATGCTACACAAGAAACAACAGCCAACAACAGTGCAACACAACAGGTTGAACCTTAA